From one Gossypium hirsutum isolate 1008001.06 chromosome D08, Gossypium_hirsutum_v2.1, whole genome shotgun sequence genomic stretch:
- the LOC107900819 gene encoding autophagy-related protein 3, whose amino-acid sequence MVLSQRIHEAFKGTVERITGPRTVSAFKEKGVLSVSEFILAGDNLVSKCPTWSWESGEPSKRKSYLPPEKQYLITRNVPCLRRAASVEEEYEAAGGEVLLDNEDNDGWLATHGKPKDKSDVEENLPSMETLEIRQNAVRSIPSYFGVGEDEEDIPDMADYEEADNLVETDAATLQPTYLVAQEPDDDNILRTRTYDVSITYDKYYQTPRVWLTGYDESRMLLQPELVLEDVSQDHAHKTVTIEDHPHLPGKHASVHPCRHGAVMKKIIDVLMSRGVEPEVDKYLFLFLKFVASVIPTIEYDYTMDFDLGSTST is encoded by the exons ATGGTACTTTCTCAGAGGATTCATGAGGCATTCAAAGGAACTGTGGAAAGAATAACAGGGCCTCGAACAGTCTCTGCTTTTAAAGAGAAAGGAGTTTTAAGCGTCTCCGAGTTCATCCTGGCTGGTGATAATCTTGTATCCAAATGCCCTACCTGGTCTTG GGAATCTGGAGAGCCAAGCAAGAGGAAGTCCTATTTACCGCCCGAAAAGCAATACTTGATTACTAGAAATG TGCCCTGCCTAAGGAGGGCTGCGTCAGTGGAAGAAGAATATGAAGCTGCAGGAGGAGAGGTTCTTCTTGATAATGAAGACAATGATGGTTGGTTGGCAACTCATGGTAAACCCAAAG ATAAAAGTGATGTGGAGGAAAACCTGCCTTCAATGGAGACTCTAGAAATAAGGCAGAATGCTGTAAGATCAATACCTTCTTATTTTGGGGTTGGTGAAGACGAAGAAGATATACCCGACATGGCTGATTATGAAGAAGCTGACAATCTTGTTGAGACTGATGCA GCTACTTTACAACCAACATATCTTGTTGCTCAAGAGCCTGATGATGACAATATTTTACGGACCCGAACCTATGATGTCAGCATCAC GTATGATAAATACTATCAGACTCCTCGTGTGTGGCTTACTGGGTATGATGAG TCAAGGATGCTCTTACAACCAGAGCTTGTTCTGGAGGATGTTAGTCAGGATCACGCACACAAAACG GTTACTATTGAGGACCATCCTCACTTACCTGGGAAGCATGCATCCGTACATCCATGCAGACATGGGGCTGTCATGAAAAAGATCATTGATGTGCTTATGTCACGTGGAGTAGAACCTGAAGTTGATAA GTATCTTTTCTTGTTCTTGAAATTTGTAGCCTCTGTAATTCCGACAATTGAGTATGACTACACCATGGACTTTGATCTTGGCAGCACCAGCACTTAA